The window CCAATCACTTTTCCTTGAGACAGCTCTCGCGCCTGTGGATTCAGCTCTACCGACAGGCTCTGCTGATCACGCTCAAGGTCAAGCGTCAAGGATTGCTCAGGGTGTGCCTGAATCGCCTCAACCACCTGTTGCCAGTCTGTAATCGGCTGACCGTCAATGCGGGTCAGCACATCCCCTACCTGTAATCCGGCGCGCTCTCCGGCTCCGCCGGCAGACACACTGGTCAACTCCGGCGAAATTGCAGGGGTAAATGGATTAAATCCAAGCGCTCCCATAGCAGACTCTGATTCAGGATCAAAGTTCCAACTGCTCAGGTCAAAAGTTTTGATTTCGTCGACACCGACACCGTCTGGTGAAGAAACCGTCATCGTCATGCGCTGATCGCCAATATGGGAAATCAGCCCCATGTTCACCGATTCCCAGTCCGGCGTTTCCACCCCGGAGACGGATTTAATTTCCATCCCCGACTGCAGGCCGGCATCGGCAGCGATCGAATACGGGGTTACAGTACCGACCACCGGCTTAACGGCCGGGATGCCGATCATAAATACCAGCCAGTAGGCAAACACGGCAAAGATAAAGTTAAATGCCGGACCGGCACTGACAATCGCACTGCGTTGCCAGAGCGGCTTTTTATCAAACGCAAACTGCTGCTGTTTCTGGCGCTACATCATCGACACGCCCGTCGAGCATCTTGACGTAACCACCCAGCGGAATCATGGCAATACTGTACTCAGTGCCATCTTTACCGATCCGTTTCCAGATAGACTTACCAAAGCCGATCGAGAATTTTTCGACCCGGACACCACATTTTCTTGCTACCCAGAAATGGCCGTATTCATGCACAGCCACCAAAATGCCCAGGGCAACAATAAACGACACCAGATTCCACAATATGCCACTCATAACAATCGCTCTTTTAACTCCTGAGATGCCAGACTGCGAGCCATTGTATCCAGCTCCAACAGGCTTTCCAAGGTATAGGAATGTAACGGATTATTCATGCCGCAAATTTTAGACAACACCTGCTGGTTAATAGTTGCGATATCAGTAAACCGGATTTGACCGTTCAAAAATGCCTCAACCGCCACCTCATTCGCCGCATTGAGTGAAGTCGTGGCATGCTGGCCTTCGTAGCAGGCGTCGATGGCCAGCTTAAGACACGGATAGCGCTGGTAATCGACATCCATAAAAGTCAGTTCACTCAAACGGGTAAAATCAAGCGGAGCCACTCCGGCTCCGACCCGCTCCGGATACGCCAGAGTATGAGCAATCGGTGTCGCCATGTCCTGCTCACCTAGCTGGGCAATCACAGAACCATCACGGTACTGCACCATGGAGTGAATCACCGACTGGGGATGAATCAGCACTTTGAGCTGCTGCGGCGCCGCGTTAAACAGCCATTTGGCTTCAATAAATTCCAGACCTTTATTCATCATAGTGGCGGAATCGACCGAAATTTTGGGCCCCATCGACCAGTTTGGATGGGCGATCGCCTGCTGCGGCGTCACATCAGATAACGTGTTGATATCACTATAACGGAAAGGACCACCGGAGCCGGTCAGCAGAATGTGAGAAACGCCGCTTTGGGCAAGATCACAACGTCCGAGACGAGTCTGAATTTCCACTGGCAGGCACTGGAAAATCGCATTGTGCTCGCTGTCGACCGGCATCAGCTCTGCGCCGAACTCTTCCACTGCGTCAATAAACAGCTGGCCGGACATCACCAGGGCTTCTTTATTGGCGAGCAGAAACGCGTTTACCGGCTTTGACCGCGGCCATGGTCGGCAGCAGCCCTGCTGCACCGACAATCGCCGCCATCACGGTGTCGACTTCATCGCAGGCAGCAACCTGACACATAGCGTCAGTGCCGTACAGCACCTCGACATTCAGCTTAAGTTCACGCAGTTGCGCCTGCAGTGTCTGCGCGGCTTGCGCCGTGGCCATCACCGCATATTTCGGCTGCCAACGCTGGCAAAGCTCACGCATTTTGTCAACATTGCCACCTGCCGCCAGTGCGACCACGGTAAATTGTTCAGGATTCTCTGCGACTACCTTGAGCGTACTGGCTCCGATTGAACCCGTTGCCCCCAGAATCGTTAATTTACGCATAGCAAAAACCGTTGTGATTAAAGATGAGCAGGCCAAATGCCTGCTCAAACATTAGAACAAGAAGTATAGAAGAGCGAATACAGGGAAAGCAGCCGTCAGGCTGTCGATACGATCCAGAATACCACCGTGTCCGGGAATGATGTTGCTGCTGTCTTTGATGCCGGAGACACGTTTAAACATGCTCTCGACCAAATCACCCAGCACCGAGATAACCACAGTGAGCAAAATGGTCAGCAACATAACCGGTAAAGAACTGAATTCAATGGCGAACAGATCCGCAAACACCCAACCAACCAGCATGGCAGCGATCACACCGCCCACCAGACCTTCGATGGTTTTATTCGGACTCACCGCCGGAGCCATTTTGTGTTTACCGAAGCTTTTTCCGGAAAAATAGGCGCCGCTATCGGCCGACCAGACGATCAGGCACACAAACAGCACCAGTTTGGCACCGTGGAAAAAATCACTGTCTATCTGCTCTGCACGCAGAAACACCACGCTCCAGAAAAACGGCAGCAGGGTCAGCAGCCCAAACGCATGGCGTGAGACATTGCAGCCTTCCCACCAGCTACGTGATTTCGGATAAGTGATCGCGAGAAAACTTGAGTACAGCCACCACAGCGTACCCAGCACTAATACAGCATAATGCAGCGTTGAAGGCTCACGTAGATCGGCGGCTGCCGGAGAAATAATAAAAAAGCTTGCTCCACCAACGATAACCGCCGGTAACAGCGCAGAGTAACGTGAAGAGTGCTCAACAAACTGAGTCCACTCCCAAAAGCCCAATAAGGTAACTACGGCCAGAGCGGCCACAAACCAAGCCAGCGGCAAATAGACAATGCCGGCAATCACCAGAGGGGCAAGAATGAGCGCGGTTATAATTCTTTGCTTCAAACTCAGAAATCCTATTCTATGATTCCATCAGTGCCTTAACCTGCTCACCAGTGCAGCCGAATCGGCGCTCGCGGTTCACAAACCAGGTCACTGCTTCAATTAAGCTGTCTTCACCAAATTCAGGCCAGTATTGCGGCGTGAAATACATTTCTGCATACGCCAGCTGCCACAACATAAAGTTGCTGATGCGGCATTCACCACTGGTGCGGATCAACAGGTCCACTTCCGGAATATCGGCCATGGTCAGATGCTGGGTAATCATGGCTTCATCAATCTGCGATGGATCCACTTCACCGCATGCGACCTTACGGGCGATTTCACGTGTGGCCTGAGTAATGTCCCACTTACCGCCATAGTTGGCGGCAATATTGACCACCAAACCGGTATTATTGGCAGTCAGGGCTTCCGCCTGGGCAATTTTTTTCTGCAGCCGCTCACTAAAACGACGTGTGTCGCCGATGATACGGAGACGCAGGTTATTCTTGTGCAATTTTTTGACTTCGGTCGACAGAAACTGTGATGAACAGCTCCATTAACACACCGACTTCTTCTTCAGGACGACGCCAGTTCTCGCTGCTGAATGCAAAGAGGGTGACCGCTTTGATGCCTAGTTTCGCTGCAGTAGAGATGGTTTTTCGAACAGCTGAGACGCCATTTTTATGGCCGAAGACTCGAGGTTTACCTTGCGCTTTCGCCCAGCGCCCGTTGCCATCCATAATGATTGCAATGTGCTGAGGTAAAACATCTGAAGAGAGTTGCGAATTTTGCATAGGAACGTATTGACGACAAAAAAGATGATGAAGAGTAGCATAAAAAAACGCTGTGCTGCGAGCACAGCGCTTTTATCACTGAAATTAATCGGAAATTATACTTCCATCAATTCTTTTTCTTTTGCTGCCAGCACTTCATCAATGCGTTTAACAGCAGCGTCAGTCAGTTTCTGAATTTCGTCCTGCGCTTTATGATCTTCATCTTCAGAGATTTCTTTCTCTTTCAGCAGGGCTTTCAGATCCGCGTTCGCGTCACGACGAATGTTACGTACAGCAACACGACCGCCTTCAGCTTCACCACGTACGATTTTAACCAGATCACGACGACGCTCTTCAGTCAGTGGTGGCAGTGGTACACGGATTACCGTACCTGCTGACATTGGGTTCAGACCCAGGTCAGACATCAGGATCGCTTTTTCGACTTTTGGCGTCAGCTCTTTGTCGAATACGGTGATTGCCAGAGTACGAGCATCTTCTGCTACGACGTTAGCAATTTGGTTAAGAGGCGTTGGTGCACCGTAGTACTCAACTGAGATGCCAGATAGCAGGCTTGGGTGCGCACGGCCAGTACGAACCTTACTCAGGTTGTTCTTTAGTGCTTCTACACTTTTGTCCATACGCTCTTGAGCGTCTTGTTTGATCTCATTAATCACAATTTCACCTTAATTCTTATTTCATCTTGCCAGTGATTCTTAAGCGGAGGTAATCAAAGTACCTTCCGTCTCACCCATCACTACGCGGCGCAGAGCGCCAGGTTTGTTCATGTTGAAGACACGGATTGGCATCTTGTGGTCACGAGCCAGAGTAAATGCCGCCAAATCCATAACTTTCAATTCTTTCTCAAGTACATCGTTGTATGCGAGCTTATCATACAGCTGTGCGTCTGGGTTGGCTACCGGGTCTGCACTGTAAACGCCGTCGACTTTTGTCGCTTTGAGAACTATGTCCGCTTCAATTTCGATACCACGCAGACATGCAGCCGAATCAGTAGTAAAGAACGGGTTACCGGTACCTGCAGAGAAGATCACCACTCGGCCCTGACGCAGTTGGCTAATCGCATCTGCCCAGTTGTAGTCATCACACACACCGTTCAGAGGAATTGCTGACATTACGCGTGCGTTTACATAAGCACGGTGCAGTGCGTCACGCATTGCCAGACCATTCATTACTGTTGCCAACATGCCCATGTGGTCACCCACAACGCGGTTCATACCAGCTGCAGCCAGACCAGCACCACGGAACAGGTTACCGCCACCGATAACAACGCCAACCTGAACACCAAGTTCTACCAGTTCCTTGACCTCCTGCGCCATGCGATCAAGAAACGGTTGGATCGATACCAAAACCTTCTTCGCCTTGAAGCGCTTCACCGCTAAGTTTTAACAGAATACGTTGATATGCTGGTTTAGGGTTCGTTGTCATGGACTTTACCTTCCAAAGAGAGTTCAAAGAGTTGTTTAACAGTCATGATTGGAGGCCAGGTTAAGACCTCCAATCATCACGGCTAAACGAAATGCATGCCTAGTCGTGAAAAGACCGCAGCCTGGGCTACGGTCTTTATCTGAGCAGTCTCGAAAAGGATTAACCTTTTTGAGCCATTGCTACTTCTTCAGCAAAGCTCAGCTCTTCTTTCTTCTCGATACCTTCGCCTACTTCCAGACGAACGAATGAAGTTACAGAAGCGCTTTTCTCTTTCAGAACTTCACCTACAGATTTCTTAGGTTCCATTACGAAAGGCTGGCCAGTCAGAGAAACTTCGCCAGTGAACTTACGCATACGGCCTTCAACCATCTTCTCAGCGATTTCTTTAGGCTTGCCTTCGTTCATTGCGATTTCTACTTGAACTTCACGTTCTTTAGCAACAACGTCAGCTGGTACATCTTCTGGGTTCACGTATTCTGGACGTGAAGCAGCAACGTGCATTGCAACGTGCTTCAGTGTTTCTGCGTCGCCTTCACCAGCAACAACAACACCGATTTTCTCACCGTGACGGTAAGAAGCTAGAGCTACACCCTGTACGTACTGTACGCGACGGATGTTGATGTTTTCACCGATTTTAGCAACCAGTGCAACACGCTCTTCTTCGAATTTAGCTTGTAGCTCTTCAACAGATACTTTAGAAGCCAGTGCTTCTACAGCTACTTTCTCAGCGAATGCTGCGAAGTTTGCATCTTTTGCTACGAAGTCAGTTTGGCAGTTAACTTCAAGAAGAACCGCAACGCCTTCACCTTCTTTGATGATGATCGCGCCTTCAGCAGCAACGTTGCCTGCTTTTTTAGCAGCTTTAGCAGCGCCTGACTTACGCATGTTCTCGATCGCTAGCTCGATGTCACCGTTAGTTTCAACAAGCGCTTTCTTACATTCCATCATGCCTGCGCCAGTACGGTCGCGCAGTTCTTTAACTAGAGCAGCAGTAACAGCCATTCTCTATTCCTCAGTTGATTCTGGATGTGGTAAAAATTGGGGGCCTACGTTTTCGGCCCCCAATGCTAACTATAATAACTTAGCTTATGCTTCAGCTTTGTGGCACATAGAACTAAGTATTACTATGAGCAGCTATTATTCAGCTTCTACGAAGTCGTCTTTGTCAGCAACAGCTGCAACGTCTTTGTTGCGGCCTTCAGTCAGAGATGCAGCAGCAGCGTTCAGGTACAGTTGAACAGCGCGGATTGCGTCGTCGTTACCTGGGATGATGTAGTCGATGCCGTCTGGGCTAGAGTTAGTATCAACTACTGCAAATACTGGGATACCCAGGTTGTTTGCTTCTTTAACTGCGATGTGCTCGTGATCAGCGTCGATTACGAACAGAGCGTCTGGTAGACCGCCCATGTCTTTGATACCACCAAGAGACTTCTCTAGCTTCTCCATTTCACGAGTACGCATTAGAGCTTCTTTCTTGGTCAGCTTGTCGAAAGTACCGTCAGTAGATTGTACTTCCAGCTCTTTCAGACGCTTGATTGACTGGCGAACAGTTTTCCAGTTAGTCAGCATACCGCCCAACCAGCGGTTGTTAACGTAGTACTGGTTGCTAGCAATAGCAGCTTCTTTAACCGCTTCAGATGCAGCGCGCTTAGTACCTACGAAAAGAACTTTACCTTTTTTCTCGCCAACTTTAACCAGCTCAGACAGAGCTTCGTTGAACATAGGTACAGTTTTTTCCAGGTTGATGATGTGAACCTTGTTACGAGCGCCAAAGATGAATGGCTTCATTTTTGGGTTCCAGTAACGAGTCTGGTGACCGAAGTGAACACCAGCTTTCAGCATATCGCGCATTGATACAGTTGCCATTATATAATCCTCTATGGGGTTAGGCCTCCACATCCCCCATGTTTCCGACCTCTCAGACTTACGCTGGAGGCACCCCGGATCATGTGTCGGAATGTGTGTGATTTAAAGTTAAATGTTAGTGGAATCGTATCTGTTTCGCCAAATGAAGAAATCAGACCGGGTTTCCGGCGCGCTTTATACCATATTTTGCGCTCAGGTGGCTAGTAAAAAATCGGTCGGCCTCACAGCCGGACCTCGCTCGTCATGCCCGTTATCGCTCTCTTTTTGACACACGCGGCAGCCTGGTTAATGACAATTCAATCACCTCTGATTCTCATTCTTACTTGACGGTATTGTTGCGCTTCCCTCTTCCACTGTTACAATAGCCCGATTAGCACAATGTGTGTGCATAAGCGTTAGTAGAGAAAGCCGATGTCTGTAATTATTAAAACTGCTGAAGAAATTGAAAAAATGCGCGTAGCCGGCCGTCTGGCGGCTGAGGTTCTGGAAATGATTGAACCTCATGTTAAGGCGGGCGTAACGACCGAAGAAACTGGATCAGATCTGTCACAAGTACATCACTGAAGTTCAGGGCGCAATTCCGGCTCCTCTCAATTATCACGGTTTCCCTAAATCTATCTGTACGTCAATCAACCACATCGTCTGCCACGGCATCCCGGCAGAGCAAGACACTGCTTACGGCCAGATCACCCGCCCGGCAGTGCTGAAAGATGGCGATATCATGAACATCGACATCACAGTGATTAAAGATGGCTATCACGGTGATACCTCGAAGATGTTCCAGGTCGGTGAAGTTGCTCCGGCGGATAAGCGCCTGTGCCTGGTTGCGCAGGAATGTCTGTACCTGGCACTGAAAAAAGTCAAACCGGGTACACAACTGGGTGAGATTGGTACCGCGATTGAAAAACACATCAAGACCAACAACAAGAATAACCCGCGCCTGAAATTCTCTATCGTGCGTGATTACTGTGGCCACGGCATCGGTGCCGGCTTCCATGAAGAGCCACAAGTTGTGCACTACCGCAACAGCGACCGCACAGTGCTGCGCGAAGGAATGATTTTCACCATCGAGCCGATGATTAACGCCGGTAAGTTCGGCTGCCGTCTGGATGATGAAGATAACTGGACCGTTTACACCGCCGACGGCAAAAACTCGGCGCAGTGGGAACACACCATTCTGGTCACCGCAGACGGCTGCGAAATCCTGACCCTGCGTGAGGAAGAGAGCATCCCACGCGTGTTCCACAACGCATAACCCGCTTCTAATCCCTGCTTCGGCAGGGATTTTTTTATCCCCGGTTTCCGGCCCCACGCCTTGGCAGCTCTGACGTAATATCTTGAGGCCGCTGACCGTTATCTGATAAATTCAATCACAGTATGTATTGAAACATTTGCATGGACGCACTTATGCCCTATTTATCTCCTGTGAGCCTGAGCGAAGAACAACTGACCATCAGTGAACTGAAACAGCAGCTCGAACAGTTTGCCCAGTATCAGAAAGACGAATTCCTCAGCCATCATCCGGTTGCCGATCTGGTTATCGGCCGTGCCGAATACATGGATCTGTTGCTCAACCGTTTATGGCGCCACTTCGGTTTTGATCAAATCGCAGAGATGAGCCTGGTGGCCGTGGGCGGTTACGGCCGCGGCGAGCTTCATCCGCTGTCCGATATCGATATTCTGGTGGTCTCCAGCCACAAGCTCCCCGACGACATCGCCGCCAAAATCAGCGAGTTCATCACCTTCTTATGGGATTTGCGTCTTGAAGTCGGTCATGCGGTACGTACCGTCTCTGAATGCGGCGATATCGGCCGCGAAGATCTCACCGTCGCCACTAACCTGCAGGAAGCACGTTTGCTGAGCGGCAGTGAAGAGACCTTCCACCGCCTGAAACTGGTTATCCATTCAGAAAGCTTCTGGCCCAGTGAAACCTTTTACCGCGCCAAGATTCAGGAGCAGCGTGAGCGTCACGCACGCTACCACGACACCACCTACAATCTGGAAACCGGACATTAAATCAACGCCGGGCGGCCTGCGCGACATCCATACCCTGGGCTGGGTAGCGCGCCGCCACTTCGGGGCCAAGACGCTGTATGAAATGAGCACGTTTGGCTTTCTGACCGATGCGGAGTTTCGTGAACTGGTCGAGTGTCAGGACTTTCTGTGGCGGGTACGTTTTGCCCTCCATCTGGAGCTGAAACGCTACGACAACCGACTGACATTTGCCCATCAGGCTCAGGTCGCTGAACACCTGGGGTTCACCGGTGAACATAACCGTCCGGTCGAAATGATGATGAAAGAGTTCTACCGTACCCTGCGCCGGGTAGCTGAACTCAACAAAATGCTGCTTAAGCTGTTTGATCAGGCGATCCTCAATAACGGTGAAGAGTGCGAGCCGCAAATCATCGACGATGACTTTCAGCGCCGCGGCAACCTGATTGAAGCGCGTAAACCGGCGCTGTTTCAGGCCCGTCCGGAAACCATTCTCGACATGTTCCTGCATATTGCCAATGACTCGAGCATAGAAGGTGTGTCACCACCGACCATGCGCCAGCTGCGCACGGCGCGTCGGCGTCTGAATAAGTTCCTGCACACTATTCCGGCGGCGCGGGAAAAATTCATGGAGCTGACCCGCCACCCCAATGCGCTGCATAAAGCCTTCAGCCTGATGCACAAACTGGGCGTACTGGCGGCTTACCTGCCGCAATGGAGCCAGATTGTCGGCCAGATGCAGTTCGATCTGTTCCACGTCTATACCGTCGATGAACACAGCATTCGCCTGCTCAAGCATATTCATGTCTTCTCTGACATGAAAAACCATGATAAACACCCGATTTGCTGTGAAGTTTACCCTAAAATCCAGAAAAAAGAGTTGTTAATCCTGGCAGCCATTTTCCATGACATCGGTAAAGGCCGCGGCGGCGATCACTCTGAAATCGGCGCAGTTGAGGCCTACGACTTCTGTATTGAACACGGCTTGTCCAAACCGGAAGCTAAACTGGTTTCCTGGCTGGTACAAAACCACCTGCTGATGTCGGTCACCGCCCAGCGCCGCGACATCTACGATCCGGATGTGATTATCGAGTTTGCCAAAAAAGTACGCGATGAAGAGTACCTGGAATACCTGCTGTGTCTGACCGTAGCGGATATCTGTGCCACCAACCCGGAATTGTGGAACAGCTGGAAACGCACCCTGCTGGCCGAACTTTACTACTCAACCCAGCGCGCCCTGCGGCGCGGACTGGAAAACCCGGTCGACGTCCGCGACAGGATCCGTCACAACCAACAGATGGCCTCTGCCCTGCTGCGCAAAGAAGGCTTCAGTGCGCGTGAAATCGAGCTGTTGTGGCAACGTTTCAAAGCCGACTATTTCCTGCGTCACACTCATAAACAGATCGCCTGGCACGGCACACACCTGCTGCGTCTGGAAGATCACACTAAACCCATGGTGATGATCAGTAAAAAAGCACCGCGCGGCGGCAGCGAAATTTTTGTCTATACCAAAGACCAGCCAGCCCTGTTTGCCACTGTGGTGGCTGAGCTCGACCGGCGCAATCTCAGCGTCCATGACGCCCAGATTATGACCAGCAAAGACGGCTATGTACTCGATACTTTTATGGTCCTGGATCAGAAACGGTAATGCGATTGAAGAAGCCAACCGCGAACCTTTAACCCAGCAACTGTTACAGGTACTGCAGGAAGGCCAGCGGCCTAAAATCCGCCCACGCCGTATTCCGCGTCAGTTACAACATTTTAAAGTCAAAACCCAGGTCGACTTTTTACCCACCAAGAGTAAAAAACGTACCCTGATGGAGTTTGTCGCGCTCGATACGCCGGGATTACTGGCTACCGTCGGTGCCACCTTCTCCGAACTGAATCTTGATTTGCACGCGGCAAAAATCACCACCATCGGCGAACGGGCAGAAGATTTATTCATTCTGACCGGCGCCCACGGCGG is drawn from Vibrio sp. CDRSL-10 TSBA and contains these coding sequences:
- the frr gene encoding ribosome recycling factor codes for the protein MINEIKQDAQERMDKSVEALKNNLSKVRTGRAHPSLLSGISVEYYGAPTPLNQIANVVAEDARTLAITVFDKELTPKVEKAILMSDLGLNPMSAGTVIRVPLPPLTEERRRDLVKIVRGEAEGGRVAVRNIRRDANADLKALLKEKEISEDEDHKAQDEIQKLTDAAVKRIDEVLAAKEKELMEV
- the tsf gene encoding translation elongation factor Ts produces the protein MAVTAALVKELRDRTGAGMMECKKALVETNGDIELAIENMRKSGAAKAAKKAGNVAAEGAIIIKEGEGVAVLLEVNCQTDFVAKDANFAAFAEKVAVEALASKVSVEELQAKFEEERVALVAKIGENINIRRVQYVQGVALASYRHGEKIGVVVAGEGDAETLKHVAMHVAASRPEYVNPEDVPADVVAKEREVQVEIAMNEGKPKEIAEKMVEGRMRKFTGEVSLTGQPFVMEPKKSVGEVLKEKSASVTSFVRLEVGEGIEKKEELSFAEEVAMAQKG
- a CDS encoding phosphatidate cytidylyltransferase, coding for MKQRIITALILAPLVIAGIVYLPLAWFVAALAVVTLLGFWEWTQFVEHSSRYSALLPAVIVGGASFFIISPAAADLREPSTLHYAVLVLGTLWWLYSSFLAITYPKSRSWWEGCNVSRHAFGLLTLLPFFWSVVFLRAEQIDSDFFHGAKLVLFVCLIVWSADSGAYFSGKSFGKHKMAPAVSPNKTIEGLVGGVIAAMLVGWVFADLFAIEFSSLPVMLLTILLTVVISVLGDLVESMFKRVSGIKDSSNIIPGHGGILDRIDSLTAAFPVFALLYFLF
- the rpsB gene encoding 30S ribosomal protein S2, yielding MATVSMRDMLKAGVHFGHQTRYWNPKMKPFIFGARNKVHIINLEKTVPMFNEALSELVKVGEKKGKVLFVGTKRAASEAVKEAAIASNQYYVNNRWLGGMLTNWKTVRQSIKRLKELEVQSTDGTFDKLTKKEALMRTREMEKLEKSLGGIKDMGGLPDALFVIDADHEHIAVKEANNLGIPVFAVVDTNSSPDGIDYIIPGNDDAIRAVQLYLNAAAASLTEGRNKDVAAVADKDDFVEAE